One region of Pirellulales bacterium genomic DNA includes:
- a CDS encoding DNA methyltransferase, which produces MNTLFYGDNLPVLRRYIDDESVDLVYLDPPFKSDQDYNVLFAEQDGSRSAAQIQAFEDTWQWDQAASAAYHETVEAGGQVSFVMQAFRQAIGANDMLAYLSMMAPRLVEMRRVLKPRGSIYLHCDPTASHYLKMLMDAVFDPTNFRNEITWKRTNARSTPQRWPRIHDILLFYSKSRRFTFNSLKVLADEAKMPHTLITWSDGEKYQTYELTAPGVTKIGDSGKPWRGYEPSSMGRHWANNHAQMDEWDKLGLIHWPREGSAGGFPRRRDETPFDPATRMVTVGDVWTDIDRINQAAKERLGYPTQKPEALLDRIINASSNEGDTVLDPFCGCGTAIAVAERLHRKWVGIDITYLAVALIKNRLTTAFGGSAEFEIKGEPTSVPDAQALARQDPYQFQWWALGLVNARPAEQKKGADKGIDGRIFFHDEWEAGGGPTKQIILSVKAGHTSVAQVRDLRGVLDREKAPIGVLITMEDPTRPMKQEAASMGFYKSPWSQEDYPRLQILTVEELLGGRKIDAPPQRGPEFKPAPRAKRKPRHRQKELGE; this is translated from the coding sequence ATGAACACGCTTTTCTATGGCGATAATTTGCCAGTCTTACGGCGATACATCGACGACGAATCGGTTGACCTTGTCTATCTCGACCCTCCGTTCAAAAGCGATCAAGATTACAACGTGCTGTTCGCCGAACAGGACGGGAGCCGATCGGCCGCTCAAATTCAGGCGTTTGAGGATACCTGGCAATGGGACCAAGCGGCATCGGCAGCTTACCATGAAACGGTTGAGGCTGGTGGCCAAGTCTCGTTTGTGATGCAAGCCTTTCGCCAAGCGATCGGAGCGAATGACATGCTGGCCTATTTGTCGATGATGGCGCCACGGCTCGTCGAAATGCGCCGGGTCTTGAAGCCCCGGGGCAGCATTTACCTGCATTGCGACCCAACCGCCAGTCATTACCTAAAAATGCTGATGGACGCGGTTTTTGACCCGACGAACTTTCGCAACGAAATCACCTGGAAGCGCACCAACGCGCGGAGCACGCCGCAACGGTGGCCCCGCATCCACGACATTCTGCTGTTCTACTCCAAGTCCAGACGGTTCACGTTCAATTCTCTCAAAGTGCTTGCCGACGAAGCGAAGATGCCACATACGCTCATTACGTGGTCGGACGGAGAGAAATACCAGACCTATGAGCTGACCGCTCCCGGCGTGACGAAGATCGGAGATAGCGGCAAACCGTGGCGCGGTTATGAACCATCTTCGATGGGCCGCCACTGGGCCAACAACCATGCCCAAATGGACGAATGGGACAAGCTGGGGCTGATTCATTGGCCTAGAGAGGGAAGCGCCGGCGGCTTCCCTCGACGCCGCGATGAAACGCCGTTTGACCCCGCGACCCGCATGGTGACGGTAGGCGACGTATGGACCGACATCGACAGAATCAATCAAGCGGCCAAAGAACGTCTCGGCTATCCGACACAGAAGCCCGAAGCGCTGCTTGACCGAATCATCAACGCCAGCAGCAACGAAGGCGACACCGTCCTTGACCCGTTCTGCGGTTGCGGGACCGCCATTGCGGTCGCAGAACGTCTCCATCGAAAGTGGGTTGGCATCGACATAACGTATCTCGCCGTGGCGCTCATCAAGAATCGGCTCACCACCGCCTTTGGCGGTTCGGCGGAGTTTGAAATCAAGGGCGAACCGACATCGGTTCCCGACGCGCAGGCGCTTGCCCGACAAGACCCATATCAGTTTCAATGGTGGGCGCTCGGGCTGGTCAACGCTCGCCCGGCTGAACAAAAGAAAGGTGCCGACAAGGGCATCGACGGCCGGATTTTTTTTCACGATGAATGGGAGGCCGGCGGAGGGCCGACCAAGCAAATCATCCTTTCAGTGAAGGCAGGTCATACCAGCGTCGCCCAGGTACGCGACCTACGCGGCGTCCTGGACCGCGAGAAAGCGCCGATCGGCGTGCTGATCACGATGGAAGATCCAACGCGCCCAATGAAGCAGGAAGCGGCCAGTATGGGCTTTTACAAGTCGCCTTGGTCACAAGAGGATTATCCAAGACTGCAAATCCTGACGGTCGAGGAATTGCTGGGCGGCAGGAAGATCGACGCGCCGCCCCAGCGCGGGCCGGAGTTTAAGCCGGCACCCAGGGCGAAGCGGAAGCCGAGACACCGGCAGAAGGAACTGGGCGAATAG
- a CDS encoding HU family DNA-binding protein — MTKKEIVKTISEEIGLTQLKTKEIVQKTFDAIVETLVEEKRIELRNFGVFEVKKRAARKARNPRTGDKVYVPAKYVVTFKPGKEMEERVRELERQAAEAVAQQHEEETAAEDADMQAESEPLTAHTVYGGNSKAAP; from the coding sequence GTGACCAAAAAAGAAATTGTCAAGACAATCTCGGAAGAAATTGGGCTGACGCAGCTCAAGACCAAGGAAATCGTCCAGAAGACGTTCGATGCCATTGTCGAGACGTTGGTCGAAGAGAAGCGGATCGAATTGAGAAACTTCGGCGTGTTCGAAGTCAAGAAGCGGGCCGCACGCAAAGCTCGCAACCCGCGCACCGGCGACAAAGTGTATGTCCCTGCGAAATACGTGGTTACCTTCAAGCCGGGCAAGGAGATGGAGGAGCGCGTCCGCGAGTTGGAGCGGCAGGCGGCCGAAGCCGTCGCCCAGCAGCATGAGGAGGAAACTGCTGCGGAGGATGCCGACATGCAAGCCGAATCCGAACCCCTTACCGCACATACGGTTTACGGCGGCAACTCGAAAGCCGCCCCCTGA
- the moaA gene encoding GTP 3',8-cyclase MoaA: MDDSVADEQPLVDSFGRVHRDLRISVTDRCNIRCFYCMPEGTVRFKPRSELLTFEEIERFVEVAASLGIRKLRLTGGEPLVRHGLPVLVARLSRVPGIADVALTTNGILLAEQAQALRDAGLHRLNISLDTLRPDTFRQIARRDGLDRVLEGIATAQRVGFDKIKLNAVAIKDLTEPDVVPLARFARQHGLELRFIEYMPLDADGHWSNDQVLSGEQIMELLEAEFGPLEALPVADPSQPATDFRYTDHTATIGFINPVTQPFCGDCNRLRLTAEGQVRNCLFSTVEWDARAVLRGGGGGDELRTLLRSCVAAKKAGHGINSDEFIKPERAMFQIGG; this comes from the coding sequence ATGGACGACTCGGTTGCCGACGAGCAGCCCTTGGTCGACAGCTTTGGCCGGGTCCACCGCGATCTGCGGATCAGCGTCACCGACCGCTGCAACATCCGTTGCTTCTACTGCATGCCGGAAGGCACGGTGAGATTCAAGCCGCGAAGCGAGCTGCTGACGTTCGAAGAAATCGAGCGGTTCGTCGAAGTGGCCGCTTCGCTGGGCATCCGCAAACTGCGGCTGACGGGCGGCGAACCGCTCGTGCGGCACGGTCTGCCCGTGCTGGTCGCTCGTCTGAGTCGGGTGCCGGGCATCGCCGACGTGGCCCTGACCACCAACGGAATTCTGCTGGCCGAACAGGCCCAGGCCTTGCGAGACGCCGGGCTGCACCGGCTCAATATCAGTCTCGACACGTTGCGGCCCGACACGTTTCGCCAGATCGCGCGTCGCGACGGTCTGGACCGCGTGCTCGAAGGCATCGCCACCGCCCAGCGCGTCGGCTTCGATAAGATCAAGCTCAACGCCGTGGCGATCAAAGACCTGACGGAACCCGACGTGGTGCCGCTGGCGAGGTTTGCCCGTCAGCACGGTTTGGAACTGCGGTTCATCGAGTATATGCCGCTCGACGCCGACGGACATTGGTCGAACGACCAAGTGCTTTCGGGCGAGCAAATCATGGAGCTGCTGGAGGCGGAATTCGGGCCGCTGGAGGCCCTGCCCGTCGCCGATCCGAGCCAGCCGGCCACCGATTTTCGCTATACCGACCACACGGCAACGATTGGCTTCATCAACCCGGTGACACAGCCGTTCTGCGGCGATTGCAACCGGTTGCGTCTCACGGCCGAGGGGCAGGTGCGAAACTGCCTGTTCTCGACCGTCGAATGGGACGCCCGTGCGGTGCTGCGTGGCGGAGGCGGCGGCGACGAGTTGCGGACCCTGCTGCGCTCGTGCGTGGCGGCAAAGAAGGCGGGGCACGGCATCAACAGCGACGAATTCATCAAGCCCGAAAGGGCCATGTTTCAGATTGGCGGATAG
- a CDS encoding molybdenum cofactor biosynthesis protein MoaE — protein MVALTNEPIDAAKVLEQVESPLAGAVVLFLGTTREFTGCRRTESLDYECYPEMAARKLAELELAARQRWPLVECALVHRLGHLKIGEASVAVAVSSPHRQAAFEAGQWLIDTLKQSVPIWKKENWADGTHEWVHPGVKAEG, from the coding sequence ATGGTCGCACTGACGAACGAGCCGATCGATGCAGCGAAGGTGCTCGAACAGGTCGAGTCGCCATTGGCAGGCGCCGTGGTCTTGTTTTTGGGCACCACCCGCGAATTCACCGGCTGCCGCCGGACCGAATCGCTCGACTATGAGTGCTATCCCGAAATGGCCGCCCGAAAGTTGGCCGAACTGGAACTGGCGGCCCGCCAGCGCTGGCCGCTGGTGGAATGCGCCCTCGTTCACCGCCTGGGTCACTTGAAAATCGGCGAGGCCAGCGTGGCTGTGGCCGTGAGCAGCCCGCACCGGCAGGCCGCCTTCGAGGCGGGGCAGTGGCTGATCGACACCCTCAAACAATCGGTGCCGATCTGGAAAAAAGAAAATTGGGCCGATGGCACCCATGAGTGGGTGCATCCGGGGGTAAAGGCAGAAGGATGA
- a CDS encoding dihydroorotate dehydrogenase, protein MQPTPLSIDLAVQLGRLRLPNPIMVASGTFGYAREMQGLVELRRLGGILPKTITREPRLGNAPWRTIETTGGMLNSIGLDNDGIDAFLDHHLPYLRTVGSPIVVSIAGRSQQEFVELAARLDGQSGVAAVELNISCPNVSGGVDFGTDPTMCEAVVAGVRRACSLPVLAKLTPNVTSIAAIAQAAEAGGADAISLINTCLGMAVDWRRRRPMLGNVLGGLSGPAIKPIALRAVYQVRRAVKTPLVGIGGIATIDDVMQFLVTGASAVQLGTVNYYRPTASMEILDALPAALAELGAGSVGEVVGTLEGSGFRVQGSGLEQPTPIPESPTPNPQ, encoded by the coding sequence GTGCAACCAACTCCGCTGTCTATCGACCTGGCCGTGCAGCTCGGCCGATTGCGGCTGCCTAACCCGATCATGGTCGCGTCGGGCACGTTCGGCTATGCGCGCGAAATGCAGGGGCTGGTCGAGTTGCGCCGGCTGGGCGGCATTCTGCCTAAGACGATCACCCGCGAGCCCCGCCTGGGCAACGCCCCCTGGCGGACCATCGAAACCACCGGCGGCATGCTCAATTCGATCGGCCTCGACAACGACGGCATCGACGCCTTCCTCGATCACCACCTGCCGTACCTGCGGACGGTCGGCTCGCCCATCGTCGTGAGCATCGCCGGCCGCAGCCAGCAGGAATTCGTGGAACTGGCCGCCCGGCTCGATGGGCAATCCGGGGTGGCCGCCGTCGAACTCAATATCTCCTGCCCGAACGTCAGTGGCGGCGTCGATTTCGGCACCGACCCTACCATGTGTGAAGCGGTGGTGGCCGGTGTACGCCGGGCGTGTTCGTTGCCGGTGCTGGCGAAGCTCACGCCCAACGTCACCAGCATCGCCGCCATTGCCCAGGCTGCCGAAGCGGGCGGCGCGGACGCCATCTCGCTCATCAACACGTGCCTGGGCATGGCCGTCGATTGGCGGCGCCGGCGCCCGATGCTGGGCAACGTGCTCGGCGGCCTGAGTGGACCGGCGATCAAGCCGATTGCTCTGCGGGCGGTGTACCAGGTGCGCCGCGCCGTAAAGACGCCCCTGGTTGGCATCGGCGGCATCGCCACGATCGACGACGTGATGCAGTTTCTTGTCACCGGCGCCAGTGCCGTACAATTAGGGACGGTAAACTACTATCGCCCCACTGCGTCGATGGAGATTCTCGACGCGCTGCCCGCCGCTCTGGCCGAGTTGGGCGCGGGCAGCGTGGGCGAAGTGGTAGGAACATTAGAGGGTTCAGGGTTCAGGGTTCAGGGTTCAGGACTCGAACAGCCAACCCCGATTCCCGAATCCCCAACCCCAAATCCCCAATAA
- a CDS encoding aminotransferase class V-fold PLP-dependent enzyme: MAARLYFDQAATSWPKPESVYQAVDHYQRRLGAAAGRGAYADAVEVAQRVSRTRAAVARLLGAESPQRIVFAFNGTDALNIAIHGVLARGGHAIATVAEHNSVLRPLRTLERAGRIAVTRIAVDRCGIVDVDDVQRALRPDTALIAVTHASNVTGAIQPAAEIGQVARESDALFLLDAAQTAGEVPIDVRGLNVDLLAAPGHKGLLGPLGTGVLYVRPGVEERVDSFRQGGTGTRSEEDVQPDDLPDKYEAGNLNVPGIVGLDAGIEWLLVQGIERLRSQTVAHTELLLARLTAVPGVTIYGPELAGERVGLLSFNVAGIEPQELAAILDSAYGIQVRAGLHCAPLMHAALGTLKQGGTARLSFGPFNTPDEIERAADAIGEIAGVAKARESEYTAGGEV; the protein is encoded by the coding sequence TTGGCCGCGCGTCTCTATTTCGATCAGGCCGCGACAAGCTGGCCGAAGCCCGAAAGCGTCTATCAGGCCGTCGATCACTATCAACGCCGGCTGGGTGCGGCGGCCGGGCGTGGCGCGTATGCGGATGCCGTCGAGGTGGCGCAACGCGTGTCGCGTACACGTGCCGCGGTGGCCCGCTTGCTGGGGGCCGAAAGTCCGCAACGAATCGTGTTTGCGTTCAACGGCACCGATGCCCTGAATATCGCAATCCATGGCGTGCTGGCGCGTGGCGGTCATGCGATCGCGACCGTGGCCGAACACAACTCGGTGTTGCGGCCGCTGCGGACCTTGGAGCGTGCCGGGCGGATTGCGGTGACGCGCATCGCCGTCGACCGGTGCGGCATCGTCGATGTCGACGATGTCCAGCGTGCCTTGCGGCCCGACACGGCGCTGATCGCGGTGACGCACGCCTCGAATGTCACGGGCGCCATTCAACCGGCCGCCGAAATCGGTCAGGTCGCTCGCGAGTCGGATGCTCTGTTTCTGCTCGATGCGGCGCAGACCGCGGGCGAGGTGCCGATTGACGTGCGAGGGTTGAACGTCGACTTGCTGGCCGCCCCAGGACACAAGGGACTGCTGGGGCCGCTCGGCACCGGTGTGCTTTATGTGCGGCCGGGCGTTGAGGAGCGGGTGGATAGCTTCCGGCAAGGCGGCACCGGCACGCGGAGCGAGGAAGACGTGCAGCCGGACGATCTGCCGGACAAATATGAGGCCGGCAATCTCAACGTGCCCGGCATCGTCGGGCTTGATGCTGGGATCGAATGGCTGCTAGTGCAAGGTATCGAACGGCTGCGCAGCCAGACGGTCGCGCACACGGAGCTGCTGCTCGCCCGCCTGACGGCCGTTCCCGGTGTGACCATTTATGGTCCTGAGTTGGCAGGCGAGCGCGTCGGTCTGCTCAGCTTCAATGTGGCTGGCATTGAACCGCAGGAGCTGGCAGCCATTCTCGATTCGGCTTATGGCATCCAGGTGCGGGCCGGGTTGCACTGTGCTCCGTTGATGCATGCGGCGCTCGGCACATTAAAGCAGGGCGGCACGGCGCGACTGAGCTTCGGACCCTTCAATACGCCGGATGAGATCGAGCGGGCCGCCGACGCGATCGGCGAGATCGCCGGCGTGGCGAAGGCACGAGAAAGCGAATATACTGCTGGCGGCGAAGTGTAA
- the acpS gene encoding holo-ACP synthase, with protein sequence MRVIGIGTDIIECLRIAQMIERHGELFINRVYTPLEIRYCNSRKQATQHFAGRWAAKEAILKALGTGWRKGISWRDIEIRNDPLGKPVVGLRGGAADLVEQLGITEMQVSISHCRSHAMAYALALGAETEKQEE encoded by the coding sequence ATGAGGGTGATTGGCATCGGCACCGACATCATCGAGTGTTTGCGGATTGCCCAGATGATCGAGCGGCACGGCGAGTTGTTCATCAACCGCGTCTATACGCCTTTGGAAATCCGCTATTGCAACAGCCGCAAGCAAGCGACGCAGCATTTTGCCGGACGTTGGGCGGCGAAAGAGGCGATTCTCAAGGCGCTGGGAACCGGCTGGCGGAAAGGGATCAGTTGGCGGGACATCGAAATCCGCAACGACCCGCTGGGCAAACCCGTGGTCGGCCTGCGCGGCGGTGCGGCCGATCTGGTCGAGCAGCTCGGCATCACGGAGATGCAGGTCAGCATTTCGCACTGCCGCAGTCACGCCATGGCCTACGCCTTGGCCCTGGGCGCGGAGACGGAGAAACAGGAAGAGTAA
- a CDS encoding YkgJ family cysteine cluster protein, which yields MSGNLDEQPWFKDGLRFECTQCGNCCTGAPGYVWVNQQEIAGLAAHVGLSVDDFERKYVRRVGIRKSLVEFPNGDCVFFDGESRRCTVYGLRPRQCRTWPFWQSNVRTEEDWEETCRACPGSGTGTLYPVEEILRQVKVFRV from the coding sequence ATGAGCGGTAATCTGGACGAACAGCCTTGGTTCAAAGACGGCCTCCGCTTCGAGTGTACGCAATGCGGCAACTGCTGCACCGGCGCGCCCGGCTATGTTTGGGTAAACCAGCAAGAGATCGCCGGACTCGCCGCACACGTCGGCCTGAGCGTCGATGACTTCGAGCGCAAGTACGTGCGGCGCGTGGGGATCCGTAAGAGCCTGGTGGAGTTTCCCAACGGCGACTGCGTGTTCTTCGATGGAGAATCGCGTCGCTGTACGGTCTATGGGCTTCGGCCGCGACAATGCCGCACCTGGCCCTTCTGGCAGTCGAATGTGCGAACCGAGGAAGACTGGGAAGAGACCTGTCGGGCTTGCCCAGGCAGCGGAACCGGCACACTTTACCCGGTTGAAGAGATTTTGCGGCAGGTGAAGGTCTTCAGGGTCTGA
- the trpS gene encoding tryptophan--tRNA ligase, which translates to MRILSGIQPTGRFHWGNYFGAIRQYIDLQHGNEAYYFIANLHALTTVRDPGALRQNTLDAALDLLALELDPNKATLFVQSDVPEVTELAWLLMTGTPMGLLERCHAYKDKKAKGLPADAGLFTYPVLMAADILIYDADVVPVGEDQVQHIEVCRDVAASFNHHFGETFVLPKAKVLPAAAKVPGTDGEKMSKSYNNTLELFEEPKGLRKKIMRIVTDSRPMEEPKEPEGDHLYQLYSLFASDAEREEMAALYRRGGFGYGQVKQALADVAERFLAGPRQRRAELAARPDDVRAILADGAARARRKAAQVLLRAQRACGVRP; encoded by the coding sequence ATGCGCATTCTCTCAGGCATTCAACCCACCGGCCGATTTCACTGGGGCAACTACTTCGGTGCCATCCGCCAGTACATCGACTTGCAGCATGGCAACGAGGCGTATTACTTCATTGCCAACCTGCACGCGCTGACCACCGTGCGCGACCCCGGCGCCTTGCGGCAGAATACGCTCGATGCCGCGCTCGATCTGCTCGCTTTGGAGCTCGACCCAAACAAGGCCACGCTCTTCGTTCAGTCCGATGTGCCGGAGGTCACCGAGCTGGCCTGGCTGTTGATGACCGGCACGCCGATGGGCCTGCTGGAGCGCTGCCACGCCTACAAAGACAAAAAAGCCAAAGGGCTGCCGGCCGACGCCGGCCTGTTCACCTACCCCGTGTTGATGGCCGCCGACATTCTGATCTACGACGCCGACGTCGTGCCGGTGGGCGAAGACCAGGTGCAACACATCGAGGTCTGCCGCGACGTGGCGGCCAGCTTCAACCATCACTTCGGCGAGACCTTCGTGCTGCCCAAGGCGAAGGTCTTGCCCGCGGCGGCCAAGGTGCCGGGCACCGACGGGGAAAAAATGTCGAAGAGCTACAACAACACCCTGGAGCTGTTCGAAGAACCGAAAGGGCTGCGGAAGAAGATCATGCGCATCGTCACCGACTCGCGGCCGATGGAAGAGCCGAAGGAGCCGGAGGGCGACCACCTCTACCAACTCTATTCGCTGTTCGCCAGCGATGCGGAACGCGAGGAAATGGCGGCCCTTTATCGTCGCGGGGGCTTCGGTTATGGGCAGGTGAAGCAGGCGCTGGCCGATGTGGCCGAGCGTTTTTTGGCCGGGCCGCGGCAGCGTCGCGCCGAGCTGGCCGCCCGGCCCGACGACGTGCGGGCCATTCTGGCCGACGGCGCCGCGCGTGCCCGGCGGAAGGCCGCGCAAGTGCTGCTTCGCGCCCAGCGGGCCTGCGGGGTGCGGCCATGA